One Dokdonia sp. Dokd-P16 genomic window carries:
- a CDS encoding M48 family metallopeptidase, with product MEHTLKYGSEEIVFKLRFRERKTLGITVHPDRSTEVNAPIGSTIEKIEDKVRKRASWILKQQDYFLSFEPRNTVRKYVSGESHYYLGRQYQLLVVNSEEESVKLTGAHIEVRTSNKSNAEQLLTDWYLEKARKWFDRIAQPLICTFEKYDVQPSKLEIRKMKNRWGSCSNNGRILLNSDLIKAPKACIEYVIIHELCHLVHRDHTKAFFDLQQKEFPEWKKWKSKLENLLA from the coding sequence ATGGAACATACTCTTAAATATGGTTCGGAAGAAATTGTTTTCAAATTACGCTTTCGCGAAAGAAAAACCTTAGGAATAACGGTACATCCAGATCGGTCTACAGAGGTAAATGCACCTATAGGAAGTACGATAGAGAAGATAGAAGATAAAGTGCGTAAGAGAGCCTCTTGGATTTTAAAACAGCAAGACTATTTTTTATCCTTTGAGCCTAGAAATACAGTGCGTAAATACGTTTCTGGGGAGTCGCATTATTACTTAGGAAGGCAATACCAATTATTAGTCGTCAATAGTGAGGAGGAAAGTGTGAAGCTCACAGGAGCTCATATCGAAGTAAGAACAAGTAATAAATCTAATGCTGAACAATTACTGACTGACTGGTATTTAGAGAAAGCTAGAAAATGGTTTGACAGGATAGCGCAACCATTAATTTGCACTTTCGAAAAATATGACGTTCAACCTAGTAAACTTGAAATTAGAAAGATGAAAAATCGCTGGGGTTCTTGTTCTAATAATGGTAGGATATTATTAAATAGTGACCTGATTAAAGCGCCAAAGGCCTGTATTGAGTATGTGATTATTCACGAGCTGTGTCACCTTGTTCATAGAGATCATACCAAAGCATTTTTTGATTTACAACAAAAAGAGTTTCCAGAATGGAAGAAATGGAAGAGTAAATTAGAAAACCTACTAGCCTAA
- a CDS encoding succinylglutamate desuccinylase/aspartoacylase family protein, whose translation MPNDIEILGNAVSLGKGLQVNLDIAKLHTRTKIEVPIIIERAPKPGPCILITGGIHGDEVNGVEIVRQIVSKKYNKPTHGTIICIPVVNVFGFLNQTREFPDGRDLNRVFPGSIRGSLASRYAYNLMTEIIPHVDYCMDFHTGGRERFNAPQIRINEDDETLELAKAFGAPFILKSQNREKSFRDSCVKKGKKVLLFEGGKSLAINSDITDAGVTGALKVMQHLGVRDFTKELADDYSWRLETESIIIEKSFWIRARYSGMYRPHVKAGTFVEKGDVIASVSGPFGDFEKNIKAPNSGYIICINHAPIVNQGDAIVHITK comes from the coding sequence ATGCCTAATGATATTGAAATACTAGGGAATGCGGTTTCCTTAGGAAAAGGTTTGCAAGTAAACCTAGACATTGCAAAGCTTCACACTAGAACAAAGATTGAAGTGCCCATCATTATTGAGCGAGCACCAAAGCCCGGTCCATGTATTCTTATTACTGGCGGTATTCACGGTGATGAGGTTAATGGAGTAGAGATTGTAAGGCAGATTGTTTCAAAAAAATATAATAAACCAACACACGGGACGATTATATGTATCCCTGTGGTAAATGTTTTTGGGTTTCTTAATCAGACGCGAGAGTTTCCAGATGGTAGAGATCTCAATAGAGTGTTCCCAGGAAGTATAAGGGGATCGCTAGCCAGCAGGTATGCCTATAATTTAATGACAGAGATTATACCACACGTTGATTACTGTATGGATTTTCATACAGGTGGTAGAGAGCGATTTAATGCTCCACAGATAAGAATCAATGAAGATGATGAAACGCTAGAGCTTGCAAAAGCCTTTGGCGCACCATTTATACTCAAATCACAAAACAGAGAGAAATCCTTTAGAGATTCTTGTGTTAAAAAGGGGAAGAAAGTCTTGCTTTTTGAAGGTGGAAAATCCCTTGCAATCAATAGTGATATTACAGATGCTGGTGTAACAGGCGCATTAAAAGTAATGCAGCACCTTGGTGTGCGCGACTTTACAAAAGAGCTTGCAGATGATTATAGCTGGAGATTAGAAACAGAGTCTATTATTATCGAGAAGTCATTTTGGATTAGAGCGCGATATTCTGGAATGTATAGGCCTCACGTAAAAGCTGGAACCTTTGTAGAAAAAGGAGATGTAATTGCGAGTGTTTCTGGACCTTTTGGTGATTTTGAAAAAAATATAAAGGCACCTAATTCAGGATATATCATCTGTATCAATCACGCTCCGATAGTTAATCAAGGAGATGCTATTGTGCATATTACAAAATGA
- a CDS encoding helix-turn-helix domain-containing protein encodes MDSTVRLNKILRELDITTSYAADILANKGHLIDLNPTTSILLSQAEILRKECKKQGITHSEVTDFEIGLHYDFEIKENRDNFTIVNIVGNTAYTYTSQRIYQPPGDVVKLFVKKFKDNGEPVLTFSVVNSYVLYENYSFDVSPSPRNNGYILENNEYHEHFVPPIFKSLIHDGSIKLKVAGIDSSNNKLIFDDSSLKEQHIHSSHGRTDLQNGQDYTFNVLGFKEDYNGEKNLVSLELNGEEYTTKALGFQLDYGLPKWIICTVNRDQNLKLYQNFIASFKKEFTPQKVYNFEIIDDKVDHNEAPYFVVKDKVGFIHRFYKNQIPLGTAPSIGDRVDLFIVKINEKSKHLRLDWYQKDIGVQRLFYSPEDIFNRIENYSYDSHLYALQDYVDGRLENIDEDGFKPPYLELFEQIERRNNNWFFSYLSLLTQFNNDLIKQKKYDKARDFINLYIQLEEWLIDSEFISGYSQSKKQDIVDNAEAIADKQEELLVLIDDLESNKHVNKLKKIYTRLSKHNIISKRDFEKTIQFLKWDSTLLKSNYELVYSVIHVLLDNKNIDIEEGDLNFLNQIISRAYASSYSSRNFVLTSGVQEFNEEDVEELFIENKHLFIQIRLNESLQLKQYAVMKSAEFVRNMALISPTLQQKKSFLLSSIDLVIKECSIGSLPMTCLTNLNQVQENVLQILEAKEKFKPKLFFYKKSGVLLTNNNGWLISNQISSFDKSLKPKDEIATILSLCDDRLKVVTTVDFASSYDGMNTSSTVFWGTFINKRLTLNDSYEELSDVILSKRYQYIRSVIKSLDYIVSLEESIERKIEALQAAKLMTVILRDNKSYYYDEMLRLYYRVNSLSQNIENEYFAQPVNAETLEKFPVLEKIQHIHSLINAIGKNNHDQVDYLIENATIDVKSIAKIVMAYNLIMDEFPEHQDMKHNLLELIQKKILNKVLFLDSPSLNLTEKYSVSKDARINEGREDIVTEFKTSIVYYPGSPEPEIDKQATQIVKVITGFLNARGGKLFIGIKDNGNVVGLDSDLRQLEVNIDGYERVLRKYIVKLTSVTVNGLLEFNFLKENNLEYLVIEIPTSNKLIDFKGDFYQRQGTETRLIKGQDLTSLFQQKLGSQPTINEELHIPNTQAELKFSPESSTVYDEDKVLVIANYRDQKGKYKLSIFDDRTWVWSDADKNFDFGAQFEFNIANRDSYLIICFSEGRLAKFRTRSFLSRNKNEKQHNTFALRPDSEIVSIFEIENDRDFLVKTSFSGATYLKIINSSEAGEVRNRLASQGTYFIDSNNDGVISIQPINLTEIINPQYSRLQMSKQTLGIESSSSKIKELVEELKQKNFLD; translated from the coding sequence GCTATTTGTGAAAAAGTTTAAAGATAATGGTGAGCCTGTATTAACTTTCTCTGTTGTGAATAGTTACGTATTGTATGAGAATTACAGTTTTGATGTCTCACCTAGTCCGCGTAATAATGGATATATCCTAGAAAATAATGAATATCACGAGCACTTTGTGCCTCCAATCTTTAAGTCTTTAATACACGACGGATCAATAAAATTGAAGGTTGCCGGAATAGATTCATCAAATAACAAACTTATATTTGATGATTCTTCTCTTAAAGAACAGCATATCCATTCATCTCATGGTAGAACCGATTTACAAAATGGTCAAGATTATACGTTTAACGTTTTAGGGTTTAAGGAAGATTATAACGGAGAAAAGAATCTTGTAAGCCTAGAATTAAATGGTGAAGAATATACCACCAAAGCTTTGGGATTTCAATTAGATTACGGTCTTCCAAAATGGATTATTTGCACTGTAAACAGAGATCAGAATTTAAAATTATATCAAAATTTTATAGCTTCTTTTAAGAAAGAGTTCACACCTCAAAAAGTCTATAATTTTGAAATTATTGATGATAAAGTAGACCACAATGAAGCACCTTACTTTGTTGTTAAGGACAAAGTAGGGTTTATTCATAGGTTTTACAAAAATCAAATCCCGCTTGGGACAGCACCTAGCATAGGGGATAGAGTTGATTTATTCATAGTTAAAATAAATGAGAAAAGTAAGCACTTACGATTAGATTGGTATCAAAAAGATATAGGTGTGCAGCGCTTGTTTTACAGTCCAGAAGATATTTTTAATAGGATTGAGAACTATAGTTACGACAGTCATCTCTATGCCTTACAAGATTATGTCGATGGCAGGTTGGAAAACATAGATGAAGATGGTTTTAAACCTCCTTATCTTGAATTATTTGAGCAAATAGAGAGAAGAAATAACAATTGGTTTTTTAGTTATTTAAGCCTTCTTACACAATTTAACAACGACTTAATTAAACAAAAAAAGTACGATAAAGCTAGAGATTTTATTAATCTTTATATTCAGTTAGAAGAGTGGTTAATTGATTCAGAATTCATTTCTGGGTATTCGCAATCAAAGAAGCAAGATATCGTAGATAATGCCGAAGCAATAGCGGATAAGCAAGAAGAACTGCTGGTTTTAATAGATGATTTAGAAAGTAATAAACACGTTAACAAGCTAAAAAAAATATATACTAGACTTAGTAAACATAATATTATTTCAAAAAGGGATTTTGAAAAAACTATTCAGTTTTTAAAATGGGATTCAACGCTTTTAAAGAGTAATTATGAACTTGTTTATAGCGTTATACATGTCTTATTAGATAATAAGAATATTGATATAGAAGAAGGAGATCTTAACTTTTTAAACCAAATCATATCAAGAGCTTACGCCTCTAGTTATTCAAGTAGAAATTTTGTTCTTACTTCTGGTGTACAGGAATTCAATGAAGAAGATGTAGAAGAATTGTTCATTGAGAACAAACATCTTTTTATTCAGATAAGACTTAATGAATCTTTACAATTGAAACAATATGCAGTAATGAAGTCTGCGGAGTTCGTCAGAAATATGGCACTTATATCTCCAACTTTACAGCAAAAAAAGTCCTTTTTGTTAAGCTCTATAGATTTAGTGATTAAAGAATGTTCGATTGGTTCGCTTCCCATGACTTGCTTGACTAATCTCAATCAGGTTCAAGAGAATGTGTTGCAAATTTTAGAAGCAAAAGAAAAATTTAAGCCAAAATTATTTTTCTATAAAAAATCGGGTGTACTGCTCACAAACAATAATGGCTGGTTAATTTCAAATCAGATCTCATCGTTTGATAAGTCATTAAAACCAAAAGATGAAATAGCGACGATTTTATCGCTTTGTGATGATCGATTAAAAGTAGTGACTACTGTAGATTTTGCTAGTAGTTATGATGGTATGAACACCAGTTCAACTGTTTTTTGGGGAACTTTCATCAATAAGCGATTAACCTTAAACGATAGCTATGAAGAATTATCAGATGTAATTCTTTCAAAAAGATATCAGTATATAAGAAGTGTTATCAAATCTCTTGATTATATAGTTTCGCTTGAAGAAAGTATTGAGCGAAAAATAGAAGCACTACAAGCAGCTAAACTGATGACGGTTATACTTAGAGATAATAAGTCTTATTATTACGACGAGATGTTACGTTTGTATTACCGAGTCAATAGTTTATCTCAAAATATAGAAAACGAATATTTTGCTCAACCTGTTAATGCTGAGACTTTAGAGAAATTTCCCGTATTAGAAAAAATACAACACATACATTCTTTAATTAATGCTATTGGTAAAAACAACCATGATCAAGTAGATTATTTAATTGAAAACGCAACAATAGATGTCAAATCCATAGCCAAGATTGTAATGGCTTATAATTTAATTATGGATGAGTTTCCTGAGCATCAGGATATGAAGCATAATTTGCTCGAGCTTATTCAGAAAAAAATATTAAACAAAGTTCTATTTTTAGATAGCCCGTCACTGAACTTAACCGAAAAATATAGCGTTAGTAAGGACGCGCGTATTAATGAAGGGAGAGAAGATATTGTAACTGAGTTTAAAACAAGTATCGTTTACTATCCTGGCTCTCCTGAACCTGAAATAGACAAACAGGCTACTCAAATAGTTAAAGTTATTACTGGATTTTTAAATGCTCGCGGGGGAAAACTTTTTATTGGGATAAAAGATAATGGTAATGTAGTAGGCCTGGACTCAGATCTAAGGCAACTAGAGGTTAACATTGATGGTTACGAAAGAGTATTGCGTAAGTATATTGTAAAACTTACAAGCGTAACAGTAAATGGTTTACTCGAGTTTAATTTCCTTAAAGAGAATAACCTAGAATATCTTGTAATTGAAATACCTACTAGCAATAAGCTTATTGATTTTAAAGGAGATTTTTACCAAAGGCAAGGAACAGAAACACGATTGATAAAGGGTCAGGATCTAACTAGTTTATTTCAACAAAAATTAGGTTCGCAACCAACAATAAATGAGGAGTTACATATACCTAACACACAAGCAGAATTAAAATTTTCACCAGAAAGTTCTACAGTTTATGATGAGGATAAAGTACTTGTTATTGCTAATTATAGAGACCAAAAAGGAAAATATAAGTTGAGTATTTTTGATGATCGCACTTGGGTTTGGTCGGATGCTGATAAAAACTTTGATTTTGGAGCCCAATTTGAGTTCAATATTGCAAATAGGGATTCTTACTTAATAATATGTTTTAGCGAAGGTAGATTAGCCAAATTCAGGACCAGATCATTCTTATCTAGAAACAAAAATGAAAAACAGCATAATACTTTTGCTCTTAGACCGGATTCAGAAATAGTAAGCATTTTTGAAATTGAAAATGATAGAGATTTTTTAGTGAAAACTTCTTTTTCAGGAGCAACCTACTTAAAAATTATTAATTCATCTGAGGCCGGCGAGGTAAGGAACAGACTTGCTTCGCAAGGGACATATTTTATTGATAGTAATAATGATGGTGTAATTAGTATTCAGCCAATTAATTTAACTGAAATTATCAATCCTCAATATTCTAGATTGCAAATGTCTAAACAGACTTTAGGTATAGAAAGCTCTTCATCAAAAATAAAAGAATTGGTTGAAGAGCTAAAACAAAAAAACTTTTTGGATTAA
- the rimK gene encoding 30S ribosomal protein S6--L-glutamate ligase: MRIVVLSQNPNLYSTKRLIEAGEKKGHEMIIIDHTKCNLVIEKKNPTIIYKGKEIKDIDGVIPRIGASVTFFGTAVVRQFEMMKVFSATESQALVRSRDKLRSLQILSRAGLGLPKTVFTNYSKDVGQVVDAVGGAPLVIKLLEGTQGLGVVLADNKNSAESILEAFNGLQARVIAQEFIKEAGGADVRVFIVDGVVVGAMKRQGKEGEFRSNLHRGGSANVIQLTDEEENAALKAAKAMGLGIAGVDLLQSSRGPLILEVNSSPGLEGIESATGKNIANYIIKYVERNA, translated from the coding sequence ATGAGAATTGTAGTGTTATCACAAAATCCAAATTTATATTCAACAAAACGTCTTATCGAAGCGGGAGAGAAAAAAGGTCACGAGATGATCATTATTGACCACACTAAGTGTAACCTCGTTATTGAAAAGAAAAATCCTACCATTATTTATAAGGGTAAGGAAATAAAGGATATTGATGGAGTAATCCCTAGAATAGGAGCTTCTGTAACATTTTTTGGCACCGCTGTAGTGAGACAATTTGAGATGATGAAGGTCTTCTCTGCAACAGAATCTCAAGCACTAGTAAGATCACGTGATAAATTAAGAAGCTTACAAATATTATCCAGAGCTGGTCTTGGACTTCCTAAAACAGTATTTACAAATTACTCTAAGGATGTTGGTCAGGTTGTAGATGCAGTAGGAGGAGCGCCGCTTGTAATTAAACTACTTGAAGGAACGCAGGGCCTAGGTGTAGTACTAGCAGATAATAAGAACTCTGCAGAGTCTATACTAGAAGCTTTTAATGGATTACAAGCAAGAGTAATTGCTCAAGAATTTATTAAAGAGGCTGGAGGAGCAGATGTACGTGTGTTTATTGTAGACGGTGTGGTAGTAGGAGCTATGAAAAGACAAGGAAAGGAAGGAGAATTTAGGTCTAACTTACATCGAGGGGGAAGTGCAAACGTGATTCAACTTACAGATGAAGAGGAGAATGCAGCGCTTAAGGCAGCAAAAGCAATGGGATTAGGGATAGCAGGAGTAGATCTCTTACAATCTTCTCGTGGTCCATTAATACTAGAAGTAAACTCATCTCCAGGTTTAGAGGGAATTGAATCTGCAACAGGAAAAAATATTGCAAACTACATTATAAAGTACGTAGAGAGAAATGCCTAA
- a CDS encoding type I restriction endonuclease subunit R, giving the protein MDTPSFKEDHISQIPALQLLINMGYQYLNQEEALEARDGKTSGILLEDVLRKQLHSINRARVSSSKSVPFTESNIENAIIALRDIPMVDGYMTTSGRIYELLTLGVSLDQSIEGDSKSFDLQYINWQQPEKNIFHVTEEFSVSRSGLKEHYRPDVVLFVNGIPLCVIECKRPDMKEPLAQAISQNLRNQQEDGIRPLYAMAQLVMAVTVNEGSYATTGTPEKFWAQWQEDFKKPNAVVDKEKEARFRESLYRLKNTPIEESIKKRLFNERFYYVRAHFDSLEKEEIKPTPQDEYIFNLCDKKRLLDLAYNFTLFDNGAKKIARYQQFFAIKKAMKQIKKVNNGQRTGGVVWHTQGSGKSLTMVMLAQAIAMEPSIMNPKIILVTDRTDLDSQITGTFRKCGIDVDNATTGSQLVQLLHTESDAVVTTIINKFETAVKKIKEPLVSNNIFVLVDEGHRTQHGTFNIEMQKTLPNACFIAFTGTPLFKKDRSTLSKFGTLIDSYTVDQAVKDKAVVPLLYEGRHALQEVSAAPLDNFFNMVSEPLNDFEKADLKKKFSRADQLNIADQKIYAIAWDISNHYVKNFQKTKFKGQVVCQDKKSAVKYKMYLDEIGKVTSELIISPPDEREGEDFAYGKTNVLVKQFWHKMMDEHGSSKKYQKNIVNRFKNDNEPEIIIVVDKLLTGFDAPNNIVLYLTRKLLGHTLLQAIARVNRVSPDKDYGYIIDYYGVLEELDSALKTYSTFEDFDEEELQGTYSNINEEVEKLAQTHSDLWQLFSSISNKKDAEGYQQLLRDEALRNKFYDQLAKYARILKLALSSIDFHKRTEEKRIAKYKEDLSFFMKLRTAVASRYSDKIDFKKYEGQIQKLIDTHIPTSEVVTLTELVNIFDKEAFEDEVVKTVGKAAKADMIQSRTSKHIAEKMDEDPAFYKRFSQLIKETIEDYLQKRINESEYLQSMKDIMEAVLSRTDSSIPSSLEDKEVARAFFGVSMEQFGGFSTDKELVVSVSEELALKADEIILELRQVDWFKSVDIPKKMIFLIGDYIIDYIRDKYELKLSFKDIDTIAERIVEIAKIRYK; this is encoded by the coding sequence ATGGATACACCATCATTTAAAGAAGATCACATCTCACAAATACCTGCATTGCAGCTATTGATTAATATGGGGTATCAGTATCTTAATCAAGAGGAAGCACTAGAAGCTAGAGATGGTAAAACTTCAGGAATACTTCTAGAAGATGTTTTACGTAAACAGTTGCATAGCATTAATAGAGCACGAGTATCTTCTAGTAAATCTGTGCCGTTTACAGAAAGTAATATAGAAAATGCTATTATAGCTTTAAGAGATATTCCTATGGTAGATGGTTATATGACTACCAGTGGGCGTATTTATGAGTTACTTACTTTAGGTGTCTCATTAGATCAAAGTATAGAAGGTGATAGTAAAAGTTTTGATTTGCAATACATCAATTGGCAGCAACCAGAAAAAAACATATTTCATGTTACTGAGGAGTTTAGTGTCTCCCGTTCTGGCTTAAAAGAACATTACAGACCAGATGTGGTATTATTTGTAAATGGTATCCCTCTTTGTGTTATAGAATGTAAGAGGCCAGATATGAAAGAGCCGCTAGCACAAGCTATTTCACAAAACTTACGCAACCAGCAAGAAGATGGTATAAGACCGTTATATGCGATGGCGCAATTAGTCATGGCAGTAACAGTAAATGAAGGTAGTTATGCTACCACAGGCACACCAGAGAAGTTCTGGGCTCAATGGCAAGAGGATTTTAAAAAGCCTAATGCTGTTGTAGATAAAGAAAAGGAAGCACGCTTTCGCGAAAGCTTATATCGTTTAAAGAATACACCCATAGAAGAGTCTATAAAGAAGCGATTATTTAATGAACGTTTTTATTATGTGAGAGCTCATTTTGACTCTCTAGAAAAGGAAGAAATAAAGCCTACACCACAGGATGAGTATATATTTAATTTATGCGATAAAAAGCGTTTACTTGATCTAGCATATAATTTTACTTTATTTGATAATGGCGCCAAGAAAATAGCACGTTACCAACAGTTCTTTGCAATTAAAAAAGCAATGAAACAGATTAAGAAAGTAAATAATGGACAGCGTACAGGAGGAGTGGTGTGGCATACCCAAGGTAGTGGTAAATCCTTGACCATGGTTATGCTTGCGCAAGCCATTGCAATGGAGCCTAGTATAATGAATCCTAAGATTATTCTAGTAACAGATAGAACCGACTTAGATTCTCAAATTACTGGCACTTTCAGAAAATGTGGTATTGATGTAGATAATGCAACAACTGGATCTCAACTAGTACAGTTATTACACACAGAAAGTGATGCGGTGGTCACTACTATCATTAATAAATTTGAAACGGCCGTTAAGAAGATAAAAGAGCCTTTAGTAAGTAATAACATATTTGTCTTAGTAGACGAAGGTCACCGTACGCAACACGGTACTTTTAATATTGAGATGCAAAAGACCCTGCCAAATGCTTGTTTTATTGCATTTACAGGAACACCATTGTTTAAGAAGGATAGAAGTACACTTTCTAAATTTGGTACTTTAATAGACAGTTATACAGTAGATCAAGCTGTAAAAGATAAAGCAGTTGTTCCGTTGTTGTATGAAGGACGACATGCATTACAAGAAGTAAGTGCTGCACCACTTGATAATTTCTTTAATATGGTGTCAGAACCGCTAAATGATTTTGAGAAAGCAGATCTTAAAAAGAAGTTCTCTAGAGCAGATCAATTAAATATTGCAGATCAAAAAATTTATGCAATAGCATGGGACATTTCAAACCATTACGTGAAGAACTTTCAGAAAACTAAGTTTAAAGGACAGGTGGTTTGTCAGGATAAAAAGTCAGCAGTTAAGTACAAGATGTATCTTGATGAAATAGGAAAAGTAACATCAGAGCTTATTATCTCACCACCAGATGAACGAGAAGGGGAAGATTTTGCATATGGAAAAACAAATGTTTTAGTAAAACAGTTTTGGCATAAGATGATGGATGAACATGGTTCATCAAAGAAGTATCAAAAAAATATAGTTAACCGTTTTAAAAATGATAACGAACCAGAAATAATTATAGTTGTAGATAAGCTGCTTACTGGTTTTGATGCGCCTAATAATATCGTTTTGTATTTAACTAGAAAGCTTTTAGGACACACTTTATTGCAAGCAATCGCACGTGTAAACAGAGTAAGTCCAGATAAAGATTATGGATATATTATAGATTATTATGGTGTACTTGAGGAGCTAGATAGTGCATTAAAAACCTATTCTACATTTGAAGACTTTGACGAAGAGGAGTTGCAGGGAACATATAGCAATATAAATGAAGAGGTAGAAAAGTTAGCCCAAACTCATAGTGACCTATGGCAATTGTTTTCATCAATTTCCAATAAAAAAGATGCAGAGGGATATCAGCAATTATTGCGTGACGAGGCATTGAGGAATAAGTTTTATGATCAGTTAGCTAAATACGCACGTATCTTAAAGTTAGCTTTATCATCAATAGACTTTCACAAAAGAACAGAAGAGAAGCGTATTGCTAAGTATAAAGAGGATCTATCCTTTTTTATGAAGTTGAGAACTGCAGTAGCTTCAAGATATTCTGATAAAATTGATTTTAAGAAATATGAAGGACAGATTCAAAAATTAATAGATACTCACATTCCGACATCAGAGGTTGTTACACTAACCGAATTAGTCAACATTTTTGATAAAGAAGCGTTTGAGGATGAAGTTGTTAAAACTGTAGGAAAGGCTGCTAAAGCTGATATGATCCAATCCAGAACCTCAAAGCATATAGCAGAGAAGATGGATGAAGATCCAGCATTTTATAAACGTTTCTCACAACTCATTAAAGAAACGATTGAGGACTATCTTCAAAAACGCATAAATGAGTCAGAGTATCTTCAGAGTATGAAAGATATTATGGAAGCTGTTTTAAGTAGAACAGATTCCAGCATACCAAGTTCATTAGAAGATAAAGAGGTAGCTCGAGCATTCTTCGGAGTGAGTATGGAGCAATTTGGAGGGTTTTCAACGGATAAGGAATTGGTAGTTTCTGTATCCGAGGAGCTTGCTTTAAAAGCAGATGAAATTATTTTAGAATTACGTCAAGTAGATTGGTTCAAGAGTGTTGATATCCCTAAAAAGATGATATTCTTAATAGGTGACTATATCATTGATTACATAAGAGACAAGTATGAACTTAAGTTGAGCTTTAAAGACATAGATACCATTGCAGAGCGCATTGTAGAGATAGCAAAAATTAGATACAAGTAA